In a single window of the Bacteroidales bacterium genome:
- a CDS encoding TerC family protein produces the protein MEVFLRPESWIALLTLTFLEIVLGIDNIIFISIVTNKLPAARQRLVRNTGLLLAMLFRSLLLLTISFFIRLTNPLFTVFNLGISIRDLILMAGGLFLIIKSISEIHQKMEGEDHSLNLSAASSIAAVLVQIVMLDLIFSFDSILTAIGLTDEVPLMITAIIISIGIMMIFAGAIGRFINKHPTLQVLALSFLILIGFMLIIDGLHYHVPKGYIYFAVFFSLIVEMINMRVRKNTNPVQLHKDHKNT, from the coding sequence ATGGAAGTATTTCTCAGGCCTGAAAGCTGGATCGCTTTACTTACACTAACTTTTCTTGAGATAGTTCTAGGGATTGACAACATCATTTTTATTTCAATTGTAACCAATAAATTGCCGGCTGCCCGCCAGAGGTTGGTCCGCAACACGGGTCTTTTGCTTGCAATGCTTTTCAGGAGCCTGTTGTTATTGACGATCAGTTTTTTCATCCGGTTGACTAATCCGTTATTTACTGTTTTCAACCTGGGAATTTCCATAAGGGATTTAATCCTGATGGCAGGAGGACTTTTCCTGATTATTAAAAGCATTTCCGAAATTCATCAGAAAATGGAAGGGGAGGATCATTCATTAAACCTGTCGGCCGCTTCATCCATTGCCGCCGTGCTGGTTCAGATTGTAATGCTCGACCTTATTTTTTCGTTTGACTCCATTCTCACTGCCATAGGCCTTACCGATGAAGTTCCACTGATGATAACAGCCATTATTATTTCTATTGGGATTATGATGATTTTTGCCGGTGCCATCGGCCGTTTCATCAATAAACACCCTACTCTGCAGGTTCTGGCCCTTTCTTTCCTGATCCTTATCGGATTTATGCTGATTATCGATGGCCTGCATTACCATGTACCAAAAGGATACATCTATTTTGCCGTATTCTTTTCACTGATTGTTGAAATGATCAATATGCGTGTGAGGAAAAATACAAATCCTGTTCAGTTGCACAAGGATCATAAGAATACGTGA
- a CDS encoding aspartate-semialdehyde dehydrogenase: protein MKVAVVGATGLVGTQMMKVLQERSFPVTEFIPVASEKSVGKEVTFKGKQYKVVGMQTAVDMKPDIAIFSAGGSTSKEWAPRFAEAGTKVVDNSSAWRMDPSIKLVVPEVNAHVLTKEDMIIANPNCSTIQMVVALVGLHKAYKVKRIVVSTYQSVTGTGKKAVDQLMNERKGIDGPMAYPHKIDMNALPHIDVFLDNGYTKEEMKMVNETKKIMGDDSIRVTATTVRIPVIGGHSEAVNVEFEKEFDLDTVREILGETPGVIVMDDPKNNVYPMPIVSHNRDEVFVGRLRRDETQPKTLNMWVVSDNLRKGAATNAVQIGEYMVEKKLI from the coding sequence ATGAAAGTTGCTGTAGTCGGCGCCACCGGGTTGGTTGGCACACAAATGATGAAGGTTTTGCAGGAAAGGTCCTTTCCCGTTACTGAGTTTATACCTGTTGCTTCCGAAAAATCTGTTGGTAAAGAAGTAACCTTTAAAGGCAAGCAATATAAGGTGGTTGGCATGCAAACTGCAGTGGATATGAAACCCGACATTGCTATTTTTTCAGCAGGAGGCAGCACTTCAAAAGAATGGGCTCCGAGATTTGCAGAAGCGGGTACGAAGGTTGTCGACAATTCATCGGCATGGAGAATGGATCCTTCAATTAAGCTCGTGGTTCCGGAAGTAAACGCTCATGTTCTTACAAAGGAAGATATGATTATAGCCAATCCGAACTGTTCAACCATACAAATGGTGGTGGCACTGGTTGGTCTTCATAAAGCATATAAAGTTAAAAGGATTGTGGTTTCAACCTACCAGTCGGTTACAGGAACCGGTAAAAAAGCAGTCGACCAGTTAATGAACGAAAGAAAAGGGATTGATGGTCCCATGGCTTATCCGCACAAAATTGACATGAATGCGCTGCCTCATATCGATGTGTTTCTTGACAATGGCTATACAAAGGAAGAAATGAAAATGGTGAATGAAACCAAAAAGATAATGGGCGATGACTCCATCAGGGTTACGGCAACCACTGTGCGTATTCCGGTGATCGGAGGCCATTCGGAGGCTGTAAACGTTGAGTTTGAAAAAGAATTTGATTTGGATACCGTACGTGAGATTCTTGGCGAAACCCCGGGCGTTATTGTGATGGATGATCCCAAAAACAATGTTTACCCCATGCCCATTGTTTCACATAACCGTGATGAGGTATTTGTCGGCCGTCTTCGCAGGGATGAAACCCAGCCGAAAACGCTAAATATGTGGGTTGTATCGGATAACCTGCGAAAAGGTGCTGCCACCAACGCTGTTCAGATTGGTGAATATATGGTGGAAAAGAAACTCATTTAA
- the dnaE gene encoding DNA polymerase III subunit alpha, producing the protein MFLIFDTETTGLPLNPNAPASDLKNWPRLVQLAWECHDKTSLLLCNKSFIVKPDNFIIPQAAEKVHGISMERAMAEGIELEQVLAEFEADLENASFVIGHNISFDLKILEAEYLRKGIPTRLNKLAWICTKESSTDFCAIPGGKAGKYKWPTLAELSQKLFNEGFDEAHNAAADVAATARCFFELLRQEVITASTLKIEPALLDEFKALNKAPIKPFAVSFKSNFTLPQIVEEAKEVAEVPLPGCDAPFTHLHVHTQYSILDGAAVIKSLITKAKKDGMEALAITDHGNMFGAKEFHNEAKKQGIKPLLGCETYVARRSRHEKSDKSDGGGFHLVLLAKNKQGYKNLIKLVSYGWTEGFYYRPRIDKELLRKYHEGLIASSACLHGEIPWLLRHEGLDAAKKALAEYREIFGDDFYLELQRHPSGDPQIDREVLENQVFVNSHLLTIAKEAGIKVIATNDVHFINEEDAPAHDRLLCISTGKDVDDPNRLRYTRQEWLKTQDEMRRLFSDIPEAIINTGEVVAKIEHYELNSEPIMPDFPIPEGFQDAYEYLRHLTYAGAAQRFGEMNETVTDRIDFELETIRNMGFPGYFLIVWDVIRAAREMGVSVGPGRGSAAGSVVAYCLRITDIDPIKYDLLFERFLNPDRISMPDIDIDFDEDGRDKVLQYVVRKYGRERVAHVITFGTMAPKMAIRDVARVQKLELSEADRLAKMVPETPGTSFKEAYEKVPALAAEKKSENKLVASTLKYAEVLEGSVRQTGVHACGIIISRDNLEEYIPVCRNKDAELNVTQYEGSHIESVGMLKMDFLGLKTLSIIKDTLENIKKSRNKDVDIDHLPLDDAQTYELYSRGETTGLFQFESEGMKKYLKALRPNRFEDLIAMNALYRPGPMEYIPSYINRKHGKEEIIYDIPEMEAYLKDSYGITVYQEQVMLLSQLLAGFSKGQADSLRKAMGKKIVSMMNDLRLKFEDGCVKKGHDPKIVAKIWKDWESFAHYAFNKSHSTCYAYISYQTAYLKAHYPAEFMAAVLSRNLNDLKKIGFFMDECRRMGMKVLVPDINESYARFTVNTQGHIRFGLAAIKGVGESAVEHLIEVREKGGPFKDIFDLIERVNLTTVNKRCFEALAMAGGFDSFADIQRNQYVEQDATGTTFIEQLIRYGNKAQVNTDQAPTLFGSISNIEVIKPRPARVTEWPPLVKLNKEKEVIGIYLSSHPLDNFKLEMSQFCTHSLADLRDLDSLRGKDVTVAGMVTTVRHATTKTGKPYGSFTIEDYSDTSSITLFSKDYENFRKFLYEGYSLLIKGTVSENTWKSNPELEFRIKTIYMLSSARDELVKTIQIRLPVDIISEGLVDDLTKHTLKHTGSTNLKILVYDPAENISVDLFSRSHRISLDDELISYLEGNHEIEFKLF; encoded by the coding sequence ATGTTCCTGATTTTTGATACAGAGACCACCGGGTTGCCATTGAATCCGAACGCCCCTGCCAGCGACCTGAAGAACTGGCCAAGGCTGGTTCAGCTTGCCTGGGAATGCCACGATAAGACGTCTTTACTGCTTTGCAACAAGTCGTTTATAGTAAAACCCGACAATTTTATAATTCCGCAGGCAGCTGAAAAAGTACATGGCATCTCTATGGAACGGGCCATGGCCGAAGGTATTGAACTTGAACAGGTACTCGCCGAATTTGAGGCCGATTTAGAGAATGCATCCTTTGTAATCGGCCATAATATATCCTTTGATCTTAAGATTCTTGAAGCTGAATACCTGCGTAAAGGAATTCCAACCCGCCTGAATAAGCTTGCATGGATCTGCACAAAAGAGTCCTCAACTGATTTCTGTGCTATACCAGGGGGCAAAGCAGGTAAATACAAATGGCCTACTCTGGCCGAATTGTCCCAAAAGCTTTTTAATGAAGGGTTTGACGAAGCGCATAACGCTGCAGCCGATGTGGCAGCCACTGCACGGTGTTTTTTTGAATTGCTCAGGCAGGAAGTGATAACGGCTAGCACGCTAAAAATTGAACCTGCCCTTCTTGATGAGTTTAAAGCTTTAAACAAGGCTCCCATAAAGCCTTTTGCCGTTTCATTCAAATCGAATTTCACACTTCCCCAGATTGTTGAGGAAGCCAAAGAGGTAGCTGAAGTTCCTCTTCCGGGTTGTGATGCACCGTTTACGCACCTTCATGTTCACACCCAATACTCCATTCTAGACGGGGCTGCAGTTATCAAAAGCCTCATCACCAAAGCTAAAAAGGATGGAATGGAAGCTCTCGCCATTACCGACCACGGCAACATGTTCGGCGCCAAGGAATTTCATAACGAGGCCAAGAAACAGGGAATTAAGCCGTTGTTGGGCTGTGAAACATATGTGGCCCGGAGATCGCGTCATGAGAAATCAGATAAGTCCGACGGAGGTGGTTTTCACCTGGTGTTGCTGGCCAAGAACAAACAGGGGTATAAAAACCTGATAAAACTGGTATCCTACGGGTGGACTGAAGGATTCTACTACAGGCCCCGCATCGACAAAGAGCTGCTGCGAAAATATCATGAAGGACTTATTGCATCCTCAGCCTGCCTTCATGGCGAAATACCCTGGTTGTTAAGGCATGAGGGACTTGACGCTGCAAAAAAAGCCCTGGCCGAATACAGGGAAATTTTTGGTGACGATTTCTACCTTGAATTGCAACGTCATCCTTCGGGTGACCCGCAGATAGACCGTGAGGTGCTTGAAAACCAGGTGTTCGTTAACAGTCACCTGCTTACGATCGCCAAAGAGGCCGGCATCAAGGTGATTGCCACCAATGACGTCCATTTCATCAATGAGGAGGATGCACCGGCTCATGACCGGTTGTTATGCATCAGCACGGGTAAGGATGTGGATGATCCTAACCGGTTGCGGTATACCCGCCAGGAATGGCTGAAAACACAGGATGAGATGCGCAGGTTGTTTTCGGATATCCCCGAAGCAATCATTAACACGGGTGAAGTTGTGGCAAAAATTGAGCATTATGAGCTGAACAGCGAGCCCATTATGCCTGACTTTCCAATTCCTGAAGGATTCCAGGATGCCTACGAATACCTGCGGCATCTTACTTACGCAGGTGCCGCACAGCGTTTCGGCGAAATGAATGAAACGGTAACTGACAGGATTGATTTCGAACTCGAAACCATCAGGAACATGGGTTTCCCGGGTTACTTCCTGATTGTTTGGGATGTAATCAGGGCGGCTCGTGAAATGGGTGTTTCTGTAGGACCGGGACGAGGTTCTGCAGCCGGTTCAGTGGTAGCCTATTGTTTAAGAATCACCGATATTGACCCGATAAAATACGATCTCCTTTTTGAGCGGTTCCTGAATCCTGATCGTATCTCAATGCCTGATATTGACATTGACTTTGATGAAGACGGGCGCGACAAGGTGCTGCAATATGTGGTAAGAAAATACGGACGTGAACGGGTTGCCCATGTGATCACCTTCGGAACCATGGCGCCAAAGATGGCAATCCGCGATGTGGCAAGGGTTCAGAAACTCGAACTTTCGGAGGCCGACAGGCTGGCCAAAATGGTGCCTGAAACTCCGGGAACATCATTTAAGGAGGCATATGAAAAGGTACCTGCCCTGGCAGCAGAAAAAAAATCAGAAAACAAACTGGTTGCCAGCACACTAAAATATGCCGAGGTACTCGAGGGATCGGTTCGTCAGACCGGCGTACATGCCTGCGGTATCATTATTAGTCGTGATAACCTGGAGGAATATATACCTGTTTGCCGGAATAAAGATGCCGAACTTAATGTTACCCAGTATGAGGGTTCGCATATCGAATCGGTGGGCATGCTTAAAATGGACTTCCTGGGTCTGAAAACCTTGTCTATCATAAAAGACACGCTCGAGAACATAAAGAAATCACGGAATAAAGACGTTGATATAGACCACCTCCCGCTTGACGATGCGCAGACCTATGAATTGTACAGCCGGGGTGAAACCACGGGACTGTTCCAGTTTGAGTCGGAAGGTATGAAAAAGTACCTTAAGGCATTGCGGCCAAACCGGTTTGAAGACCTGATCGCCATGAATGCCCTTTACCGACCGGGCCCCATGGAGTATATTCCGAGTTACATTAACCGTAAACATGGCAAGGAAGAGATCATTTATGACATTCCTGAAATGGAAGCCTATCTTAAGGATAGTTACGGAATTACGGTTTACCAGGAGCAGGTAATGCTTCTTTCGCAGTTACTGGCAGGTTTTTCCAAGGGTCAGGCCGACTCACTCAGGAAAGCCATGGGAAAGAAGATCGTTTCGATGATGAACGATCTGAGGTTGAAATTTGAGGACGGGTGTGTAAAGAAAGGACATGATCCGAAGATTGTTGCCAAGATTTGGAAGGACTGGGAGTCGTTTGCCCATTATGCTTTCAACAAATCACACTCAACCTGTTATGCATATATTTCTTACCAGACGGCATACCTGAAGGCCCATTATCCTGCTGAGTTTATGGCGGCTGTGCTTAGCCGGAACCTCAATGACCTGAAGAAAATCGGTTTTTTCATGGATGAATGCCGCCGTATGGGTATGAAGGTGCTTGTACCTGATATCAATGAAAGCTATGCCCGCTTCACAGTGAACACGCAGGGCCATATCCGGTTCGGACTGGCAGCCATCAAGGGTGTAGGTGAATCGGCAGTGGAACATCTGATTGAGGTAAGAGAAAAAGGAGGTCCCTTTAAGGATATTTTTGACCTGATTGAAAGAGTAAACCTGACGACGGTTAACAAGCGATGCTTTGAAGCGCTTGCCATGGCTGGAGGGTTCGACAGTTTTGCCGATATCCAGCGAAACCAGTATGTGGAACAGGATGCAACCGGAACTACATTTATCGAACAGCTTATACGGTACGGAAATAAAGCCCAGGTAAACACCGACCAGGCGCCCACACTGTTCGGCAGCATCAGCAATATAGAAGTCATTAAGCCCCGGCCTGCAAGAGTCACGGAATGGCCACCGCTGGTAAAGCTCAATAAAGAGAAAGAAGTTATTGGTATTTATCTTTCCTCTCACCCTCTTGACAATTTCAAGCTGGAGATGAGCCAGTTCTGTACTCATTCCCTTGCTGATCTAAGAGATCTTGATTCGTTACGGGGCAAGGATGTTACCGTTGCAGGAATGGTAACGACTGTACGGCATGCCACCACCAAAACGGGTAAGCCATACGGATCCTTCACAATCGAAGATTATTCCGATACATCCTCAATCACCCTTTTCAGCAAGGATTACGAGAATTTCAGGAAGTTTCTTTATGAGGGGTATTCTCTGCTCATTAAAGGAACGGTTTCTGAAAACACCTGGAAGAGCAACCCTGAACTTGAATTCAGGATTAAGACCATTTATATGCTGAGCTCGGCACGTGATGAGCTTGTAAAAACAATACAGATCAGGCTTCCTGTTGATATTATTTCAGAAGGCCTGGTTGATGACCTGACGAAGCATACACTGAAACATACGGGAAGTACCAATCTTAAAATCCTTGTGTATGATCCGGCCGAAAACATAAGCGTTGACCTGTTCAGTCGGTCACACCGCATCTCGCTGGATGATGAGCTGATAAGCTATCTTGAAGGCAATCATGAAATTGAATTCAAACTATTTTAA
- a CDS encoding ATP-binding protein, producing the protein MREEIKKKAEKYVKSLIEKGENQQLDFKFEISDARKIAKTFSAFANTDGGKLLIGVKDNGKISGVRSEEEAYMAESAAQIYCKPEVEFNLKRWEVDGKSILEVDIPKGKSKPHYAKDEKGDWIAYVRVGDQNIKANRILVDVWKREQNRNGVWLNYGREEKTLMDYLSQNEKITLSGFVRVARTNRMRAERILVKMVLMKVIKLEVTDKSVYFHLNPLNT; encoded by the coding sequence ATGAGAGAGGAAATTAAGAAGAAAGCCGAAAAATACGTCAAAAGCCTCATTGAGAAAGGGGAAAATCAACAGCTCGATTTTAAATTTGAGATCAGTGATGCCCGGAAAATAGCGAAGACTTTTTCAGCTTTTGCGAACACCGATGGAGGCAAATTGCTGATAGGAGTTAAGGATAACGGCAAAATCAGCGGTGTGAGAAGCGAGGAAGAGGCTTATATGGCCGAATCCGCCGCACAAATTTATTGTAAGCCTGAAGTTGAATTTAACCTGAAAAGATGGGAGGTTGACGGGAAAAGTATCCTTGAAGTGGATATACCGAAAGGCAAAAGTAAACCACATTATGCCAAAGATGAAAAGGGCGACTGGATTGCATATGTGAGAGTCGGCGACCAGAATATCAAGGCAAACCGGATACTTGTAGATGTCTGGAAAAGGGAACAAAACAGGAACGGAGTATGGCTGAATTATGGCCGGGAAGAAAAGACGCTCATGGACTACCTGAGTCAGAATGAAAAAATCACACTGTCAGGATTTGTCAGGGTTGCCCGGACCAACCGTATGAGAGCGGAAAGGATACTGGTGAAAATGGTGCTTATGAAAGTTATTAAGCTTGAAGTGACTGATAAATCAGTTTATTTCCATTTAAACCCTTTGAATACTTAA
- the hflX gene encoding GTPase HflX: protein MGVNLNYTEPEKAVLVGVSNEDQSLQQVKEYLEELAFLVETAGAVPLKSFVQRLNAPNPSTYIGSGKLREIKEFILENHADIIVFDDELSGSQVRNIEKELEIRTLDRTILILDIFAKRAKTAYAKTQVELAQYEYLLPRLTGLWTHLERQRGGIGLRGPGETEIETDRRIIRTKISLLKEQLKQIDKQMITQRKHRGKMVRVALVGYTNVGKSTLMNLLSKSDMFAENKLFATLDATVRKVVIGNLPFLLSDTVGFIRKLPHHLVESFKSTLDEVREADLLLHVVDISHPGFEDQIAVVNQTLQEIGAADKPVLVVFNKTDAYAFIPKDEDDLTPKQKENLTLEEVKNSWIVKTNSPSLFISALKKDNIEELKQKLYEKVRAIHITRYPYDDFLY, encoded by the coding sequence ATGGGAGTAAATTTAAACTATACGGAACCCGAAAAAGCTGTATTAGTCGGTGTTTCAAACGAAGATCAATCACTTCAGCAGGTAAAAGAATATTTAGAGGAACTGGCCTTCCTGGTTGAAACAGCCGGGGCCGTTCCTCTTAAATCATTTGTCCAGCGGCTCAATGCGCCGAATCCGAGCACTTATATAGGAAGCGGCAAACTCAGGGAAATAAAGGAATTTATTCTTGAAAATCATGCCGATATCATCGTATTCGATGATGAACTTTCAGGCAGCCAGGTCAGAAATATTGAAAAGGAACTTGAAATACGGACCCTGGACCGGACTATCCTCATACTCGACATATTTGCAAAACGCGCCAAGACAGCTTATGCCAAAACCCAGGTTGAGCTGGCTCAATATGAATACCTTTTGCCCCGCCTTACCGGTTTGTGGACACACCTTGAACGCCAGCGCGGAGGTATTGGCTTAAGGGGGCCCGGTGAAACAGAAATTGAAACCGACAGGCGAATTATCCGCACAAAAATTTCATTGCTTAAAGAACAGCTGAAGCAGATTGACAAGCAGATGATAACCCAGCGGAAACACCGCGGAAAGATGGTAAGGGTTGCACTTGTTGGTTATACCAATGTAGGAAAGAGCACCCTGATGAACCTGCTAAGCAAATCGGACATGTTTGCCGAGAATAAACTGTTTGCTACACTTGATGCGACCGTGCGTAAGGTGGTTATCGGAAATCTGCCATTCCTTCTTTCAGACACTGTGGGATTTATCCGTAAACTGCCACATCACCTGGTAGAATCGTTCAAATCCACACTTGATGAAGTTCGCGAAGCGGACCTTTTGCTTCATGTGGTGGATATTTCACATCCCGGCTTTGAAGACCAGATTGCCGTTGTTAACCAGACATTACAGGAAATCGGTGCTGCAGATAAGCCGGTATTGGTGGTATTTAATAAAACCGATGCCTATGCCTTCATCCCAAAAGACGAAGATGACCTAACACCAAAACAAAAGGAAAATCTGACTCTAGAAGAAGTAAAAAACAGCTGGATCGTGAAAACCAACTCCCCTTCCCTGTTTATATCTGCTTTAAAAAAGGATAATATTGAGGAACTGAAACAAAAGCTATATGAAAAGGTACGGGCAATTCACATCACCCGGTACCCATATGATGATTTTCTGTATTAA
- a CDS encoding tetratricopeptide repeat protein produces the protein MKRHLGLRDTRVFMILVLVSGLIFSSANYNTGYGQTPDNAALYKEHMKKGDSYRESKNYAAAMLEYEKASDLQPNEDEPRDKMQSIEATMGINELTELHKKMDQVRQQEQEQAASAKTGTAKQAEQSVAPVSGQEKDAQRKSILDSFAEELRKAEKGSDMNARAVVYRKIADAFKKVSDDEMVITYLNKALAIEQGLGKEKEVSAVYDDLADSYYNSGDFESSISSFEKSLSLKEKAGDKAGTSKVLSQIANVYETTYDYKNAIDYYQQSAKIKESIQDQSGLKDVENNLGDVYYKQKVLTSSIMSYEKAVDLIRKLNMNEALGSVYNKLGVAHYEMGNYEEAEKFFKESMKNLNENGNRKEASMALNNLGNLLFIHNDYEEAISYYERSLTTKKEADYSYGQAVTLFNLGNAYRRSGNQDMAIKSYEKSRRIADSLNIVSLKAKSTKALSVSYNAAKNFDKASEMEQELSSMKMTAVSIEIPVSENEMDLNLNQTQKIISKLNEEALKRKEAIESGAENKMTDMYINNINSQYLKEQGRNRMLIIILSAVGTLLLGVLFLYYRSKKK, from the coding sequence ATGAAAAGGCATTTAGGATTAAGAGATACAAGAGTTTTTATGATCCTGGTCTTAGTTTCAGGACTCATATTTTCATCTGCAAATTACAACACCGGATACGGGCAAACCCCTGACAATGCGGCTCTTTACAAGGAACACATGAAAAAGGGAGATTCATACCGCGAAAGTAAAAATTATGCCGCAGCCATGCTTGAATATGAAAAAGCATCGGATCTGCAGCCGAACGAAGATGAGCCAAGGGATAAGATGCAGAGCATTGAGGCTACCATGGGTATAAACGAGCTTACCGAGCTTCATAAAAAAATGGACCAGGTAAGGCAGCAGGAGCAGGAACAGGCTGCATCAGCCAAAACGGGAACTGCAAAACAGGCAGAACAGAGTGTGGCACCTGTTTCAGGACAGGAAAAGGATGCTCAGCGGAAATCGATTCTCGATTCTTTTGCCGAGGAACTGCGTAAAGCGGAAAAAGGTTCCGATATGAACGCCAGGGCAGTTGTATATCGCAAGATTGCAGATGCGTTTAAAAAAGTCTCCGATGATGAAATGGTTATCACTTACCTCAATAAAGCGCTTGCAATAGAACAGGGATTGGGCAAGGAAAAGGAAGTGTCAGCAGTTTATGATGACCTGGCCGACTCGTATTACAATTCGGGTGATTTTGAAAGTTCAATCAGTTCCTTCGAAAAATCACTTTCATTGAAGGAAAAAGCAGGTGATAAAGCAGGTACATCAAAAGTTCTGTCACAGATAGCCAATGTTTACGAAACCACATACGATTACAAAAACGCCATTGATTACTACCAGCAGTCAGCAAAAATAAAGGAAAGCATCCAGGATCAATCCGGCCTGAAGGATGTGGAGAATAACCTCGGAGATGTATACTATAAGCAGAAAGTGCTTACAAGTTCAATCATGTCCTATGAAAAGGCTGTTGACCTCATCAGGAAACTCAATATGAATGAAGCGCTTGGTTCGGTTTACAATAAGCTTGGCGTGGCTCATTATGAAATGGGAAATTATGAAGAGGCTGAAAAGTTCTTTAAGGAATCCATGAAAAACCTTAATGAAAACGGGAACCGGAAGGAAGCATCCATGGCTCTCAATAACCTTGGAAACCTGTTGTTTATTCATAATGATTATGAAGAGGCAATTTCGTATTACGAAAGATCACTGACTACTAAAAAAGAAGCAGATTATTCTTACGGCCAGGCAGTGACCCTTTTCAACCTGGGCAATGCATACAGGAGATCAGGGAACCAGGATATGGCGATCAAAAGCTATGAAAAAAGCAGGAGAATTGCTGACAGCCTGAATATTGTATCACTGAAGGCAAAAAGCACTAAAGCTCTTTCGGTTTCATACAATGCGGCCAAGAACTTTGATAAAGCTTCAGAAATGGAACAGGAGCTCAGTTCAATGAAAATGACAGCAGTTAGTATTGAAATTCCGGTTTCTGAAAACGAGATGGATCTAAACCTAAACCAGACTCAGAAGATTATTTCAAAACTGAATGAAGAAGCTTTGAAACGCAAAGAGGCGATCGAATCCGGAGCTGAAAACAAGATGACGGATATGTATATCAATAACATAAACAGTCAGTATCTGAAGGAACAAGGCAGAAACAGAATGCTGATTATCATTCTGTCGGCGGTGGGAACGCTTTTGCTTGGTGTATTATTCCTGTATTACAGGAGTAAAAAGAAGTAG
- the trxA gene encoding thioredoxin, producing the protein MRITGYLSMLFLFIAITGCNGQTGKNSGGNKSVSPVSQVNAGNDGLPRQLTKQDFLKMVMNYEKNTEVWVYEGNKPCLVDFYADWCGPCKLTSPILEELSKQYGDRINFYKVDIDEEQELAAIFGIQSIPTFLFCPMDGQPTMSSGIARSKEETKQMFIKQIEELLLKKDNSSTTI; encoded by the coding sequence ATGCGGATCACAGGTTATTTATCGATGCTGTTTTTGTTTATAGCCATTACAGGCTGTAACGGACAAACAGGTAAAAATTCGGGCGGCAATAAAAGTGTTTCCCCTGTCAGCCAGGTGAATGCCGGCAATGATGGGCTGCCTAGACAACTGACAAAGCAGGATTTTCTTAAAATGGTGATGAACTATGAGAAGAATACAGAAGTGTGGGTTTATGAAGGGAACAAACCATGTCTTGTTGATTTCTATGCCGACTGGTGCGGCCCTTGCAAACTGACATCTCCCATTCTTGAAGAATTATCGAAACAATACGGTGACAGGATCAATTTTTACAAGGTTGATATAGATGAGGAACAGGAATTGGCAGCTATTTTCGGAATTCAGTCCATTCCCACCTTTTTATTCTGTCCTATGGACGGTCAGCCTACCATGTCATCAGGCATAGCCAGGTCAAAAGAAGAAACGAAGCAGATGTTCATAAAACAAATTGAGGAACTTTTGTTGAAAAAGGATAATTCTTCAACCACTATTTAA